The following coding sequences are from one Octopus bimaculoides isolate UCB-OBI-ISO-001 chromosome 3, ASM119413v2, whole genome shotgun sequence window:
- the LOC106876330 gene encoding acid ceramidase: MYVKIITILIFVTVVSGFVLKPFDGKCVTDAYPPKSSTAVPNLTINLDLPAHDRWKEVAIKYKDSMKNLIGVLKKLVGSVPVAGDLIIRVIDNNFEKIIPTLPAPYADEMIGLADYSGINRGEILLYNIFYEIFTVCTSIIAEDKNGELFHARNLDFGLLMGWDLKNNDWAITEALRPMIMNLDFQKNNKTVFKSVNFAGYIGVLSGVKPGVISLTLNERFKLKGGFIGIIQWLLGQRTAKWSGFLTRDTLTSATSYQMAKKELSQTELLAPVYFILGGTKSKEGCVITRSLNKSDNIWEMSAANGWYILETNYDHWLPPLIIDDRRTPATFCMNKLTQNNLTMAGIYNVLSTKPVLNKLTTYTALMHAKSGFLETHIQKCTDPCWPW; encoded by the coding sequence ATGTATGtgaaaataataaccattctAATCTTTGTGACTGTTGTCTCAGGCTTCGTTTTAAAGCCGTTTGATGGCAAATGTGTTACGGATGCTTATCCACCAAAATCTTCCACTGCTGTCCCGAACCTGACTATCAACTTAGATCTGCCTGCTCACGACCGATGGAAAGAAGTAGCTATAAAGTACAAAGATTCTATGAAAAATCTCATCGGAGTTCTCAAGAAACTGGTGGGAAGCGTACCTGTTGCGGGAGACCTAATCATCAGAGTTATTGATAATAATTTTGAGAAAATTATTCCCACACTTCCTGCTCCTTATGCTGATGAAATGATTGGGTTGGCCGACTACTCTGGTATCAACCGTGGCGAGATACTCTTATATAACATCTTCTACGAAATATTTACAGTATGCACATCGATCATTGCTGAAGACAAAAATGGTGAGTTGTTTCATGCTCGAAATCTTGACTTCGGTTTATTAATGGGGTGGGACCTTAAAAACAACGATTGGGCCATTACAGAGGCCCTTCGGCCCATGATTATGAACTTGGATTTTCAGAAGAACAACAAAACTGTTTTTAAATCTGTAAACTTTGCTGGTTACATCGGAGTCCTGAGCGGTGTAAAACCAGGTGTCATTTCACTCACTTTAAACGAAAGATTCAAACTTAAAGGTGGCTTTATTGGAATAATTCAGTGGCTGCTGGGTCAAAGGACAGCTAAATGGTCAGGTTTTTTAACGAGGGACACCCTTACGTCTGCAACTTCCTATCAAATGGCTAAAAAGGAGCTTTCCCAGACGGAACTACTAGCACCCGTATATTTCATCTTAGGTGGAACAAAGTCTAAAGAAGGATGTGTTATCACAAGATCCCTAAACAAGTCTGATAATATATGGGAAATGTCTGCAGCGAATGGTTGGTACATACTGGAGACAAATTACGATCACTGGTTGCCTCCACTGATTATCGATGATCGCCGAACCCCAGCAACGTTCTGTATGAATAAACTCACTCAAAATAACCTTACAATGGCTGGAATTTACAACGTACTCAGTACAAAACCAGTACTTAACAAACTTACAACATACACTGCATTAATGCACGCAAAAAGTGGATTCTTAGAAACACACATCCAAAAGTGTACTGATCCTTGCTGGCcttggtaa